The proteins below are encoded in one region of Streptomyces roseirectus:
- a CDS encoding cysteate synthase, translated as MSGVHPQVPPVDRHYCLVCSSCGTRYEDDGLVLDCARPHEPAFLRTEYDAPFTGPFGTGLFRYGAALPVARTFPGVPGPAVHHATRLGRLLGLDRLWVAFNGHWPERGAELPTCTFKDLEAYTVLGRLPAEPPTLVIPSAGNTAAAFAWAATRHRVPCLIVVPAPALDGMRFPGPLDPCVRIVVLDGSATYSDTIACAELLSALPGHHAEGGARNVGRRDGLGTVMLAAADAIGRLPQTYVQAVGSGTGALGAHEAARRVRVDGEPLPRLMMCQNAPFAPLFEAWHGTGTAPADREHEPLARELTNRRPPFAVRGGVREALTESGGDVLRVDNGSALAAMALFEETEGIDIEPGAGVAVAALAEAARTGRIARDELVLLNITGGGRARQARDLTLVPAEPWLRVPWPGGQNGPRLVAELVARQLSYTPAGAAS; from the coding sequence ATGTCCGGAGTACACCCCCAGGTACCCCCGGTTGACCGGCACTACTGTCTCGTCTGCTCCTCCTGCGGAACGCGCTACGAGGACGACGGACTCGTCCTCGACTGCGCGCGTCCGCACGAACCGGCGTTCCTGCGCACCGAGTACGACGCGCCCTTCACCGGCCCCTTCGGCACCGGCCTGTTCCGCTACGGCGCGGCCCTCCCGGTGGCCCGGACGTTTCCCGGCGTGCCCGGCCCCGCCGTCCACCACGCCACACGGCTCGGCCGGCTGCTGGGCCTGGACCGGCTGTGGGTGGCGTTCAACGGCCACTGGCCCGAGCGCGGCGCCGAGTTGCCGACCTGCACGTTCAAGGACCTTGAGGCGTACACCGTGCTCGGCCGGCTGCCCGCCGAGCCGCCCACCCTGGTGATCCCGTCGGCCGGCAACACGGCCGCCGCGTTCGCGTGGGCGGCGACCCGCCACCGGGTGCCGTGTCTGATCGTCGTCCCCGCCCCGGCGCTGGACGGCATGCGCTTCCCCGGGCCGCTGGATCCGTGCGTACGGATCGTCGTCCTGGACGGCTCCGCCACCTACAGCGACACCATCGCCTGCGCCGAGCTGCTGTCCGCGCTGCCCGGCCACCACGCGGAGGGCGGCGCGCGCAACGTCGGGCGCCGGGACGGCCTCGGCACCGTGATGCTGGCCGCCGCCGACGCGATCGGGCGCCTGCCGCAGACGTACGTGCAGGCGGTCGGCAGCGGCACGGGTGCCCTCGGCGCGCACGAGGCGGCCCGCCGCGTCCGGGTGGACGGCGAGCCGCTGCCGCGCCTGATGATGTGTCAGAACGCGCCGTTCGCCCCGCTGTTCGAGGCGTGGCACGGCACCGGCACGGCGCCGGCCGACCGCGAGCACGAGCCATTGGCCCGTGAACTCACCAACCGGCGGCCCCCGTTCGCCGTGCGCGGCGGGGTGCGGGAAGCGCTCACCGAGAGCGGCGGCGATGTCCTGCGCGTGGACAACGGTTCCGCGCTCGCCGCGATGGCCCTCTTCGAGGAGACCGAGGGCATCGACATCGAGCCCGGCGCGGGCGTGGCCGTCGCCGCCCTCGCGGAGGCCGCCCGCACCGGGCGGATCGCGCGCGACGAACTCGTCCTCCTCAACATCACCGGCGGCGGCCGCGCGCGCCAGGCCCGTGACCTCACCCTCGTGCCGGCCGAGCCGTGGCTGCGGGTGCCGTGGCCGGGCGGACAGAACGGGCCCCGGCTGGTCGCGGAGCTGGTGGCCCGGCAGTTGTCGTACACCCCTGCCGGGGCGGCGAGTTGA